CAATTTATGCAGGCTGGACACAATTAAACTACGCAATAAACAGGAAAAATGCTTATGCCGTAAAACAGCTTATAGATTATGGTGCAGATATAAAGAAATCAAATTCAGGATATACCCCACTTCAGCTTGCGGATAAAAAGAAAAATATTGAAGTTATAGAAATAATACAAGCTGAATTGGCAAATGAAGTTAAAGTCGAAGACAAACTAACAGGGAGTGTTTTACTTGATATTGCAAAAAAAGACCCTGAATTAATTATTTTACAAACCACCCCAACAATTTCAAAAGACCAGCTAGCAAGAAAAATAGAAAAAGATAATAGAGAATATGAACAAATAAAAAAGCAGTTGTCGCAGGAACAATATGCCACATATAGAGTGTTTGAAAAAATTGTTAGAGCAAATAATTTAGAGTATCAAAATTGGCGATTTGGTTTTAATCTGGATCCAGAGGAGGTTAATGCTTCTGCATCCAGTGCAAACTTATTGATAATTAATAGCTCACTATATGATTCTCTTTATCAAAATGAAGATGCTATTGCATTTATTATTTCTCATGAATTATCTCATTTTTTATTGGGGCATCATCAAATATCTTTAGAGAATAATGCAAAAATACAGCAGATACAAGCACAGACAAATGTTTCAAGAACCAAATCGGAGGAACACCGACAAATGAGTAACTGGAATAATGTTTATGGAAATCGGACTGCTGCACTCGGAAATGATGTCGCGTACTTGGGATATAGTATGAATGCATGGGCAAATCAAAAAATAATTGATAATATATATAAGCAAGAAAGGGATTTAGAATATCAAGCCGATAAAGAGGCAGTAAAATTAATGACAAGAGCTGGATATAATGTCAACAAAGGGAATGAGGCATTAGAATTTTTATCAAATCTCCCTAATGTTTATACTGAAAGAAGCACGCATCCGCCTTTAAATTTAAGGCAAATTGAAATTACAAAAGAAACTTTTTATACAGATGCAAATACGCTAAAAGCACAAGGTAATTGCAATATTTATAATTCACCTGTTTTAACTGCTAGTAAATCAATGGATAAAAAAACGGTGGTTCTTAATAAGCCTAAAGATTTTATTGTTAGCAAATATTCGACAGAAAATAATTATGAGAGAAATATTAGATTAGGTTATCTTTCATATTGTAATAATAATATGACCGAATCCATAAAATTTTTCGAACAAGCTCACGATCAAAATAATCTAAACTATGTTCCAGCTTTGTATATTTCTTATGCCAATGAATATTTATATTATGCAAGTAAGGACAAAAGATATTTAAAACAAGCCTTAAAATGGGCAAGAAAAGCTACAAGAATATCAGGGAATGCTTATACAGCAACGCAAAAAACGGAGCTTGAAAAATTGGTTTTTGATTTAAAACAAACACAATAATTTTATCTGTAGCTACCAACTTTACTGCCGTATTTATTATATTCCGTGGTTCTTCCTGATGAATCAGTTTTAAATGAACCTGTTTTGTTTCCATATTTATCATAGCTTGTATAGCCTGAAGAAGTCTTTTTATAGCTACCAGTTTTTGAACCATATTGATTATATGTTGAATATCCGCTTGAGGTTTGTTTTATAGAGCCTGTTTTAGAACCATATTGGTTGTATGTGTTGTATCCTGAAGATGATTGCTTGTATGAGCCAGTTTTAGAGCCGTACTGATCATAAGAATTATATCCACTTGAAGTCTCTTTGTAAGAACCTGTTTTAGATCCATATTGGTTGTAAGAATTAACAGCAAAGGCTGAATTTGCAATTAATATAAAAATAAATATGGTTAATATTTTCTTATACATAGGCCCTCCAAGTTATTAATAACAACATAATATTACATCAAAAATATGCACCAATACTCAATTATTACAGGACTTAACATGAAATAGTGTATCCGTTTTTTGTGATATAATTTTTAAGTTCAGTAGTATGGCGAAGTGGTTTTATGGCTTTTAATGAAGATACAAGAGTAAAAATACCTGCAATCTTAACTTTAACAAGATTAGGATATAAATATTTGTCATTGAAAAGTGCAAAATGGGATATAGAAACTAATATTTTTACTGATATCTTCAAAGATAGCATAAGAAAAATAAATAATAATGTTGAAGACGAGGATATAGATAAACTTTATAAAGACATTTCATTAATGCTTGACTATGAAGATCTCGGGAAAGCCTTTTATGAAAGATTGACTTCATCATCAGGGATTAATCTAATAGATTTTGAAAATTTCTCAAACAATGAATTTCATGTCGTTACAGAATTAACTTGTAAAAATGGTGATGATGAGTTTAGACCTGACATAACAATTTTAATAAATGGTATGCCGCTTTGTTTTATAGAAGTTAAAAAGCCAAATAACAGAGAAGGCGTATTGGCTGAACGTGATAGAATAAATGTTCGCTTTAAAAACAAGAAATTCAGAAAATTTATAAATATTTCTCAAATTCTAATGTTCTCAAATAATATGGAATATGATGATGAGTCGATAGTGCCTATTCAAGGAGCTTATTATTCATCTACATCAACTTCTAAAGCTTTCTTTAACTGCTTTAAAGAAGAGCGACCTGAAGAACTTAGATTCATAATGGATTCGGAAAAACAAGATACTGAAAACTTTATTTTAAAGGATAATAACCAACCAACATTAAAGAATTCTCCTGAATTCATAACAAACAAAAATGAAAATACTCCAACGAATAGGTTAATAATTTCTTTGTTTTCAAAAGAACGACTTAAACAATTCCTGAAGTATGCAATTGCTTATGTTGAAACAGAAAAAGGTTTAGAAAAGCATATAATGAGGTATCCTCAGTTTTTTGCTTCTAAAGCTATTCAGGATGAACTAGAAAAAGGGACTAAAAAAGGAATTATTTGGCATACCCAAGGAAGCGGCAAAACTGCACTAAGCTTTTACAATGTTAATTGGCTTACTCAGTATTATGCAAAGAAAAAAATCATACCTAAATTCTATTTTATTGTTGATAGGCTAGATTTAAGAAATCAAGCCTGCAGAGAATTTACAAGCAGAGGCTTAAAAGTTCATACCGTCAATTCTAGAGAGGACTTTGTAACTGATATTAAAAATCCAGCTTCTATTAGTAACGACTCTGGTAAAAATGAGATAACTGTTATAAATATTCAGAAATTCAGTGAAGATTCAAAAGCAGCTACTTCTAGTGATTATAATATTCAAACGCAAAGAATTTATTTTATTGATGAGGCTCATAGAAGCTATGATCCTAAAGGTAGCTTCCTCGTAAATCTCGTTAATTCTGACCCTAATGCAATTTTTATTTCGCTTACAGGAACTCCATTGATAGGGAAGAAAAAATCTACAACAATTTGGGGCGATTATATACATAAATACTACTATAATGCGTCCATTGCGGATGGCTATACGTTAAGACTGATGAGAGAAAATATAGAAACGAAATATAAGCTTCAAATGCAAGATATTCTTCAAAAAATCACAATAAAAGAAGGTGATATCGATGACAAACAAATCTATGCTCATAAACGATTTGTAGAGCCTATGCTTGATTATATCGTAGATGATTTAACAAGTAGTAGAATAATGCATAATGATAGTACTCTTGGTGGAATGGTCGTATGTCATAGTTCTGGACAAGCAAAAATGTTACAAGAATTTTTTGAGCATAAATATAAAAATAATCCCGATAGTGCTATAAAAACTTCAGCACTAATTCTGCATGATATCGGCACAAAAGAAGATCGAAAAGACGAGGTTGATGATTTTAAAGCCTGCAATATAGACTTATTATTTGTCTATAATATGTTATTAACTGGCTTTGATGCTCCAAGACTCAAGAAATTATATTTGAACAGAGAAGTAAAAGCTCATAACTTATTGCAAACTCTCACTAGAGTTAATAGGCCTTATAAAGGCTTTAAGTATGGTTATGTTGTTGACTTTGCTGATATTAAAAAAGAGTTTGATAAAGCAAATAAAGCATATTGGGACGAGTTGCAAGGCGAGCTTGGTGATGAAATAGACAGCTACTCTAATTTATTTAAATCCGCTGATGAAATTGAACAGGAAATTGAAGAAATTAAAGAAACTCTGTGGAATTACACAACAACCAATAGTGAAGTATTTTCACAAGAAATATCACAAATAAGCGATAAAACCGAATTGCTTTCGATTAGGAAGGCTCTTCAAACAGCAAAAGAGCTTTATAACCTCATTAGATACACTCAAAATGATGATAATTCACTTAAATATGAGGATCTTATCAGAAAAATTGACTTCCGAAAATTCAGAGAACTATTGAGAGAAGTAGAAAACCATATTATTCTCATTAATAGAAAAGAAGCAATTGAGAAGGGCATTGATACTACCCAACTTTTAAATGTAGCTATGGAAGATGCGCTTTTTACTTTTCGCAAACTTAGTGAAGCAGAACTGATATTAGCCGATGAATTGAAAAATGTTTTAAGAAGGACTCGTGAAGGGTTAGGTGGTTGCTTTGATAAAAAAGATCCAGCTTGGATTAGTTTAAAGGACGAGTTGGAAAGGCTTTTTAAAAAGAAAAATCTTGATGAAATTACTCAGGATGAAATGAAACAAAATATAGACATTCTTAATGATATTTACGACAAAATAAAAGAACTTAATCGTAAAAATGATTTGCTAAAAGCCAAATATAATAATGATAAAAAATATGCCAGAGTTCATAAGCGTATTATGCAAGAACGTTCGTTAAATCAAAAAGAGTCTAAAATTTGTGACGTTTTAAATGACGTTAAAGAACAAACCGATGAAAAAGTGTTACAAAACGACAACGTACTTGAAAGTGATTCATATTTCGCTAAAATGGTGTTAAGACTAGTATTTACAGAGTTCAAAAAAAGGAATATAGATCTCGATGCAGAGAGTGCTAAATACATAAGCAATCAGCTAACTCGAGAATATTTAAATGAATACAAAGGACAGTGTGCATGATAGATAAAGATTTTACGACAAAAACCAAAGAATTAATTGATGGACTAAAAAGCACTTGTGCCAATTTCGGATTAGGTAATGATGGCAATGAATTTAAGATAATAACTCAAATATTTCTATATAAATTTATAAACGATAAGTTTGGATATGAAGTAAAAAAAATTGACCAAAAGCTTGCAAAAGCTGATGAATGGGAAGAAGAAATTGCTAAATATTCAGATAACGAATATGAATTACTTTTGATGCAATTACCTGAATCATCTGCTCAACTTAAAAAAGAACATTATTTGTCTCATTTATATAGCATTCAAAATGAGGCCGATTTTGCAAAAACTTTTGATGATACCCTTAGAGACATCGCCATTTTTAATACAGATATATTTTCTGTCAAAACAGAAAGCGGAGCAAAGGTTACGTTGTTTGATGAATTGACCAATTTTATAACTGATCCGTCTCAAAGAAATAATTTTGCTAGAGCTTTAATCAATAAATTAATAAATTTTAATTTCGAATCAGTATTTAACAAAAAATACGACTTCTTTGCTACAATATTTGAATATTTAATTAAGGACTACAATACTGATAGTGGAGGTAAATATGCAGAATATTATACTCCTCATTCAGTAGCAAGAGTAATGGCTGAAATCCTTGTTGATAAAAATGTTAGCAATGTAAAGTGCTATGATCCTTCAGCAGGTTCAGGAACCTTGCTGATGTGCTTAGCTCACGAAATAGGTGAAGATAAATGCTCTATATTCTCCCAAGACATTTCCCAAAAATCATCAGGGATGCTGCGTTTAAACCTTATATTGAATAATTTGGTACATTCTATTCAAAATATCATACAAGGTAACACTATACTGAAACCAGAACACAAAGAAAATGATAACACGCTTAGAAAGTTTGATTATGTAGTTTCTAATCCACCTTTTAAACTTGATTTTAGTGATTACAGGGATGATTTGGATACAAAAGCAAATAAAGAAAGATTTTTTGCGGGTATTCCAAACGTACCAAATAAGAAAAAAGAATCTATGGCAATTTATTTAATGTTTTTACAACATATTATTTATTCGCTTAAAGATACAGGTAAAGCAGCTGTTGTAGTACCTACAGGATTTATTACCGCACAAAGTGGAATAGAGCTAAAAATAAGACAAAAACTTGTTGACGAAAAAATGCTCAAAGGTGTAGTTTCTATGCCTAGCAATATCTTCGCAAGTACAGGAACTAACGTTTCAGTTATATTTATTGATAAAACAAATAAAGATGGTAATGTCATTTTAGTTGATGCATCTAAACTGGGAATAAAAATAAAAGAAGATGGTAAAAATCAAAAAACAGTGCTATCTGATGAAGAAGAACAAAAAATAATAAATATATTTAAGAAACAAAAAGAAATTGAAGATTTATCAGTTATTGTAACTTATGATACTATTAAGAAAAAAAACTATTCTTTTAGTGCCGGACAATATTTTGAGATAAAAATAGACTCTATTGATATTACTCATGAAGAGTTTAAAGAAAAAATGGACTCTTATAAATCAAACCTAAATAAATATTTTGTAGAATCAAATGAATTACAGAAAAAAATACAAATTCAACTGGATGGAGTACTGTATGAATAGGGTTTTACTAAAAGATTTAATTGAAATAAAGAATGGTACTGATTACCGGAATTTAGAAGAAGGGGATATTCCTGTATATGGAACTGGTGGGTATATGACTTCCGTAAACAAATATCTGTATGATGGAGTTTCAATACTTTTACCAAGGAAAGGCTCTCTTAAAAATATTTCTTTTGTTGAGGGGAAATTCTGGACCGTTGATACAATGTACTGGTCTATTGTAAATAAACACCTCATAAACCCTTATTTTCTTTTTTATTATTTAAAAACTTTGAATTTTGAGGCCCTTTACACAGGCTCAACGCTACCAAGTATGACAAATAGTGCATATTACTCAATACCAATATTAGTCCCATCTATAGACTCTCAAGATAAGATTGCAAACCTTTTATATGCCATTGATAACAAAATTAAAATTAATAGAGAAATAAATTTAGAACTTGAATCTATGGCTAAAACTTTATACGAGTATTGGTTTGTTCAATTTGATTTTCCAGATAAAAACGGTAAACCGTATAAATCTGCTGGCGGCGACTTGGTATATAATGAAGCTCTTAAGCGTGAAATTCCTAAAGGTTGGAAAGTTGACAATATACAAAAATATTGCAATATAATTGATTGCCTTCATAGTAAAAAGCCAGACTATAATTATGAATCAGCTGAATTTTATTTATTGCAATTAGAAAACTTGCAAGAAAATGGATATATTGATGTAACAGACAAACATTATATTTCTGGAGTAGATTACATAAATTGGACAAAAAAAATAGAAATTAAAGAGAACGATTTTGTTTTTACCAATGCGGGCAGAGCTGGTGCTTTTGGCAAAATACCAGGAGAAATAAAATGTGCTTTAGGCAGAAATTTTACAGCCGTTAGACCTATAAATATATCCCCTTATTACTTAAGATTGTATTTTAGTAGCACTGACATGGAAAAGCAAATTATAAGCAATTTAGATTGTGGAGCATTTTTTAAGAGTTTTAACGTTAAATCAATCAAATTAATAAATCTTTTAATTCCTGAAAATGAAATTTTGAACAAATTTATCAATATAGTAAAACCTATTATCAAAAAAATTGAAAATAATAATGCAGAGGATTCTAAGCTAGCTGCACTTAGAGATTTTTTACTTCCAATGCTTATGAATGGACAAATAACGATTAAAAAAGATTTAGGGCAAACTAGCAATAATGAGGCGTTATCTTCAGATAAGTTAATAGAGGAAGCTATTTATCAATATAACAATAATAGATGTATAGATATTGAATCTATCGCCAGATCAAATGATATGGTTGTATATAAAGATGATTCGGTAAAAAAAGCTGAGATTAGTTTTAATAAAGAAAAAGGATTATGGCAAATTGCAGTAAGAGAGCCTCAAGATAGTTTCTCGATTGCTCATGAAATAGCCCACGCCGTATTACATCCTGAATTTGTAAAACAAGCAGCTGTAGCAAGAAAAGATGAGCATTCTCTACCTAAAGAGAAAGAGATTGAAGCTGATTCTTTAGCTGCCGAAATCTTAATGCCAGAAGAATGTATTTTAGAATATTTAAAAGATGAAAATATTGCTGATAATTCATTTCTGGACAAAAAGTTTGTAGAAAAATCAGCTAAAAAATTTAATGTTGCACCGTCATCAATGAATATGAGGTTAAAAACTTTAGGATACAAAGTTCCTTATATAAGCTAAAGGAGTTTTTATGGAGAATGAAATCGTTAACGTACAATCTAATGAAATAATCGTTAGAGATACTAATAATTTTTTAATAACAGCCTTAAACAAAGTAAACTTACCAACAGAGAATCTTTTAGTTCCTGAAAAGGATAGAATCGCTGTTTTAAAAAATGTCAACGATATTATTTCAAAAATCCCAGCTGATAAGTTGCCTACATCTTTTTATATGTCTAAATTTATAGTTGCATCCTTCTCCGGATTGTTTGATGCTGCCTTAAATTATTTATGGGATGAAACAATAATCGAATTAAGAAAAAGGATTGCATCTTACGATTTACAATATTTTTATTCAAATATTATTTCTGAACAAGATAGAGCCAAATTTAAAGATGAAGAGGATTTGAAAAATTTAAGTGATCAAACATTGTTGGACGGCTGTAAAAAATTAGATTTAATTGATAAAGTTACGTATGAAGAATTAGACCATATTAGATATATGAGAAATTGGGTCAGTGCAGCACATCCAAACAATTATGATTTAACTGGATACAAAATGTTGGGATATTTAGATACCTGTATTAACCTTATAAAGTCTCAGGGTAATCAACAAACCGCAGACATAAAAAGAATTCTTTGTAATATAAAATCAAATATTATCAGTGATGATCAAGCAAATTTAATTAAAACCCAATTCGAAAGTTTTACACAAAATCAAGTTAACACACTATGTTCAGGGCTATTTGGGATATATGTTGACTTGCAGACTACTCCAGATACAACAACTAATATTGAAAAACTTATTAGTCCGCTATGGATAAGAGTTGATGAGGAAACAAGAAAACAAATAGGCTTTAAATATTCAAGTTTTTCTATTGCGATTGAAAACGAAAAAATGTCAAGAACAGAAAGATTTTTAACTTTAGTATCAGGATTATCTTATCTTTCGAAAGATGTTAAAGCAGGTAAAATAAAGGCTGTTTTAGAAAATTTAAAAAGAGTACATCACGAATGGGGTAATTTTTATTCAGAGCCTACTTTTGCATTAGAATTAAAAAATATGGTTGGTAATTTTGACATACCTGAAGTAATTGCAAAAGAATATGTGTTTACGCTTGTTGATGTATTTTTAACAAATGGTAATGGCGTTTGCAA
This genomic stretch from Candidatus Gastranaerophilales bacterium harbors:
- a CDS encoding class I SAM-dependent DNA methyltransferase — its product is MIDKDFTTKTKELIDGLKSTCANFGLGNDGNEFKIITQIFLYKFINDKFGYEVKKIDQKLAKADEWEEEIAKYSDNEYELLLMQLPESSAQLKKEHYLSHLYSIQNEADFAKTFDDTLRDIAIFNTDIFSVKTESGAKVTLFDELTNFITDPSQRNNFARALINKLINFNFESVFNKKYDFFATIFEYLIKDYNTDSGGKYAEYYTPHSVARVMAEILVDKNVSNVKCYDPSAGSGTLLMCLAHEIGEDKCSIFSQDISQKSSGMLRLNLILNNLVHSIQNIIQGNTILKPEHKENDNTLRKFDYVVSNPPFKLDFSDYRDDLDTKANKERFFAGIPNVPNKKKESMAIYLMFLQHIIYSLKDTGKAAVVVPTGFITAQSGIELKIRQKLVDEKMLKGVVSMPSNIFASTGTNVSVIFIDKTNKDGNVILVDASKLGIKIKEDGKNQKTVLSDEEEQKIINIFKKQKEIEDLSVIVTYDTIKKKNYSFSAGQYFEIKIDSIDITHEEFKEKMDSYKSNLNKYFVESNELQKKIQIQLDGVLYE
- a CDS encoding ankyrin repeat domain-containing protein, with product MKKIIIAIFLLSFAQSISLAKVEEPTPEQAKYIEQLQAENIKITPYNFSLSIQKGNDACVEKFLKAGISPNTKFGGEPAITTAIKYNQNKSLDLLLKAGADPNTIYAGWTQLNYAINRKNAYAVKQLIDYGADIKKSNSGYTPLQLADKKKNIEVIEIIQAELANEVKVEDKLTGSVLLDIAKKDPELIILQTTPTISKDQLARKIEKDNREYEQIKKQLSQEQYATYRVFEKIVRANNLEYQNWRFGFNLDPEEVNASASSANLLIINSSLYDSLYQNEDAIAFIISHELSHFLLGHHQISLENNAKIQQIQAQTNVSRTKSEEHRQMSNWNNVYGNRTAALGNDVAYLGYSMNAWANQKIIDNIYKQERDLEYQADKEAVKLMTRAGYNVNKGNEALEFLSNLPNVYTERSTHPPLNLRQIEITKETFYTDANTLKAQGNCNIYNSPVLTASKSMDKKTVVLNKPKDFIVSKYSTENNYERNIRLGYLSYCNNNMTESIKFFEQAHDQNNLNYVPALYISYANEYLYYASKDKRYLKQALKWARKATRISGNAYTATQKTELEKLVFDLKQTQ
- a CDS encoding DEAD/DEAH box helicase family protein → MAFNEDTRVKIPAILTLTRLGYKYLSLKSAKWDIETNIFTDIFKDSIRKINNNVEDEDIDKLYKDISLMLDYEDLGKAFYERLTSSSGINLIDFENFSNNEFHVVTELTCKNGDDEFRPDITILINGMPLCFIEVKKPNNREGVLAERDRINVRFKNKKFRKFINISQILMFSNNMEYDDESIVPIQGAYYSSTSTSKAFFNCFKEERPEELRFIMDSEKQDTENFILKDNNQPTLKNSPEFITNKNENTPTNRLIISLFSKERLKQFLKYAIAYVETEKGLEKHIMRYPQFFASKAIQDELEKGTKKGIIWHTQGSGKTALSFYNVNWLTQYYAKKKIIPKFYFIVDRLDLRNQACREFTSRGLKVHTVNSREDFVTDIKNPASISNDSGKNEITVINIQKFSEDSKAATSSDYNIQTQRIYFIDEAHRSYDPKGSFLVNLVNSDPNAIFISLTGTPLIGKKKSTTIWGDYIHKYYYNASIADGYTLRLMRENIETKYKLQMQDILQKITIKEGDIDDKQIYAHKRFVEPMLDYIVDDLTSSRIMHNDSTLGGMVVCHSSGQAKMLQEFFEHKYKNNPDSAIKTSALILHDIGTKEDRKDEVDDFKACNIDLLFVYNMLLTGFDAPRLKKLYLNREVKAHNLLQTLTRVNRPYKGFKYGYVVDFADIKKEFDKANKAYWDELQGELGDEIDSYSNLFKSADEIEQEIEEIKETLWNYTTTNSEVFSQEISQISDKTELLSIRKALQTAKELYNLIRYTQNDDNSLKYEDLIRKIDFRKFRELLREVENHIILINRKEAIEKGIDTTQLLNVAMEDALFTFRKLSEAELILADELKNVLRRTREGLGGCFDKKDPAWISLKDELERLFKKKNLDEITQDEMKQNIDILNDIYDKIKELNRKNDLLKAKYNNDKKYARVHKRIMQERSLNQKESKICDVLNDVKEQTDEKVLQNDNVLESDSYFAKMVLRLVFTEFKKRNIDLDAESAKYISNQLTREYLNEYKGQCA
- a CDS encoding restriction endonuclease subunit S, which translates into the protein MNRVLLKDLIEIKNGTDYRNLEEGDIPVYGTGGYMTSVNKYLYDGVSILLPRKGSLKNISFVEGKFWTVDTMYWSIVNKHLINPYFLFYYLKTLNFEALYTGSTLPSMTNSAYYSIPILVPSIDSQDKIANLLYAIDNKIKINREINLELESMAKTLYEYWFVQFDFPDKNGKPYKSAGGDLVYNEALKREIPKGWKVDNIQKYCNIIDCLHSKKPDYNYESAEFYLLQLENLQENGYIDVTDKHYISGVDYINWTKKIEIKENDFVFTNAGRAGAFGKIPGEIKCALGRNFTAVRPINISPYYLRLYFSSTDMEKQIISNLDCGAFFKSFNVKSIKLINLLIPENEILNKFINIVKPIIKKIENNNAEDSKLAALRDFLLPMLMNGQITIKKDLGQTSNNEALSSDKLIEEAIYQYNNNRCIDIESIARSNDMVVYKDDSVKKAEISFNKEKGLWQIAVREPQDSFSIAHEIAHAVLHPEFVKQAAVARKDEHSLPKEKEIEADSLAAEILMPEECILEYLKDENIADNSFLDKKFVEKSAKKFNVAPSSMNMRLKTLGYKVPYIS